The Salvia splendens isolate huo1 unplaced genomic scaffold, SspV2 ctg277, whole genome shotgun sequence genome has a segment encoding these proteins:
- the LOC121789572 gene encoding elongation factor 1-beta 2-like isoform X1: MAVTFADLHTEAGLKALDAFLSGKSYISGSQLTKDDVRVYASVSGKPSADLYPNASKWYEAVSAKLASSFPGKPVGVSIGGQAAVSAVEAKEDAADDDDDLDLFGDETEEEKKAAEAREAAKAPAKKKESGKSSVLMDIKPWDDETDMKKLEESVRSVELPGLLWGASKLVAVGYGIKKLQIMLTIVDDLVSVDTMIEEVLTVEPHNEYIQSCDIVAFNKI, translated from the exons ATGGCTGTTACCTTCGCAGATCTGCACACAGAAGCCGGCCTAAAGGCCCTTGACGCCTTCCTCTCTGGAAAATCATACATCTCTGG AAGTCAATTGACTAAAGACGATGTTAGAGTTTATGCTTCCGTTTCGGGGAAGCCTAGTGCTGATCTCTACCCTAATGCCTCCAAGTGGTACGAAGCTGTTTCCGCAAAGCTAGCATCGAG CTTTCCTGGAAAACCTGTTGGAGTAAGTATCGGAGGTCAAGCTGCAGTGTCAGCTGTTGAAGCGAAG GAGGATGCTGCCGATGATGATGACGATCTTGATTTATTTGGCGATGAGACTGAGGAGGAAAAGAAGGCTGCCGAAGCAAGAGAAGCTGCCAAGGCGCCTGCTAAGAAGAAAGAAA GTGGCAAGTCATCTGTTCTCATGGATATTAAGCCCTGGGATGATGAGACCGACATGAAGAAGCTTGAAGAGAGTGTTCGAAGCGTTGAGTTGCCAGGACTCTTATGGGGAGCAT CCAAATTGGTTGCAGTTGGTTATGGAATTAAGAAGCTCCAAATCATGCTTACCATTGTTGACGATCTTGTCTCCGTTGACACTATGATAGAGGAGGTACTCACCGTGGAACCTCACAACGAATACATCCAAAGTTGCGACATTGTTGCCTTCAACAAGATTTAA
- the LOC121789572 gene encoding elongation factor 1-beta 2-like isoform X2 — MAVTFADLHTEAGLKALDAFLSGKSYISGQLTKDDVRVYASVSGKPSADLYPNASKWYEAVSAKLASSFPGKPVGVSIGGQAAVSAVEAKEDAADDDDDLDLFGDETEEEKKAAEAREAAKAPAKKKESGKSSVLMDIKPWDDETDMKKLEESVRSVELPGLLWGASKLVAVGYGIKKLQIMLTIVDDLVSVDTMIEEVLTVEPHNEYIQSCDIVAFNKI, encoded by the exons ATGGCTGTTACCTTCGCAGATCTGCACACAGAAGCCGGCCTAAAGGCCCTTGACGCCTTCCTCTCTGGAAAATCATACATCTCTGG TCAATTGACTAAAGACGATGTTAGAGTTTATGCTTCCGTTTCGGGGAAGCCTAGTGCTGATCTCTACCCTAATGCCTCCAAGTGGTACGAAGCTGTTTCCGCAAAGCTAGCATCGAG CTTTCCTGGAAAACCTGTTGGAGTAAGTATCGGAGGTCAAGCTGCAGTGTCAGCTGTTGAAGCGAAG GAGGATGCTGCCGATGATGATGACGATCTTGATTTATTTGGCGATGAGACTGAGGAGGAAAAGAAGGCTGCCGAAGCAAGAGAAGCTGCCAAGGCGCCTGCTAAGAAGAAAGAAA GTGGCAAGTCATCTGTTCTCATGGATATTAAGCCCTGGGATGATGAGACCGACATGAAGAAGCTTGAAGAGAGTGTTCGAAGCGTTGAGTTGCCAGGACTCTTATGGGGAGCAT CCAAATTGGTTGCAGTTGGTTATGGAATTAAGAAGCTCCAAATCATGCTTACCATTGTTGACGATCTTGTCTCCGTTGACACTATGATAGAGGAGGTACTCACCGTGGAACCTCACAACGAATACATCCAAAGTTGCGACATTGTTGCCTTCAACAAGATTTAA